The Halomicronema hongdechloris C2206 genome includes a window with the following:
- the argH gene encoding argininosuccinate lyase, with translation MHTPPASAQTWSHRFDTALHPAIAQFNASIGFDMTLIEYDLTGSQAHAKMLAKTGIISPDEGETLVKGLETIRQDYRQGQFRPSIEAEDVHFAVERRLTELVGEVGKKLHTGRSRNDQVGTDIRLYLRDQIIRLRQQLKQLQAVLLSLAAQHIDTLIPGYTHLQRAQPLSLAHHLLAYFEMAQRDWERLGDVMARVNVSPLGCGALAGTTFPIDRHYTAELLGFGGLYANSLDGVSDRDFAIEFAAAASVIMVHLSRLGEEIILWASDEFGFVRLNDSCSTGSSIMPQKKNPDVPELVRGKTGRVFGHLQGLLTLMKGLPLAYNKDLQEDKEALFDTVATVQGCLEAMTLLLQQGIAFRPQRLQQAVSSDFSNATDVADYLAAKGVPFREAYDLVGQVVKTSLAAGKLLKDLSLEEWQQIHPAFEADIYDAIAPQQVVAARNSYGGTGFEQVRHALQVARRQLEQA, from the coding sequence TTGCATACCCCCCCTGCCTCTGCTCAGACCTGGAGCCATCGATTCGATACGGCTCTGCACCCTGCGATCGCACAGTTCAATGCCAGCATCGGCTTTGATATGACGTTGATCGAATACGACCTGACTGGCTCCCAGGCCCATGCCAAGATGCTAGCCAAGACGGGTATCATCAGCCCAGACGAAGGCGAAACCCTGGTCAAAGGCCTAGAGACCATCCGTCAGGACTATCGTCAGGGCCAGTTTCGTCCTAGCATTGAGGCCGAGGATGTCCACTTTGCCGTCGAGCGCCGCCTGACAGAATTGGTGGGAGAGGTTGGCAAAAAGCTGCACACAGGCCGGTCTCGCAATGATCAAGTCGGCACGGATATTCGACTATATCTGCGGGATCAAATCATCCGATTACGTCAGCAACTCAAGCAGTTGCAGGCGGTTCTTTTATCCCTAGCCGCACAACATATCGATACATTGATCCCTGGCTACACCCATCTGCAGCGGGCCCAGCCCTTGAGCTTGGCCCATCATCTGCTGGCCTATTTCGAAATGGCCCAACGGGACTGGGAACGGTTGGGGGATGTCATGGCCCGCGTCAATGTATCGCCCTTGGGCTGTGGCGCCCTGGCTGGGACAACCTTTCCCATTGATCGCCACTATACCGCCGAGTTGCTGGGCTTTGGTGGACTCTATGCCAATAGCCTAGATGGGGTGAGCGATCGTGACTTTGCCATTGAATTCGCCGCTGCCGCCAGCGTCATCATGGTGCATCTATCCCGCCTCGGGGAGGAAATTATTCTGTGGGCCTCAGATGAGTTTGGGTTCGTGCGTCTGAACGACAGCTGTTCCACGGGCTCGAGCATCATGCCCCAGAAGAAAAACCCGGACGTTCCGGAGCTGGTTCGGGGTAAGACAGGGCGGGTATTTGGCCATCTGCAAGGGTTGTTGACCCTGATGAAGGGGTTGCCGCTGGCCTATAACAAGGACTTGCAGGAGGATAAGGAAGCCCTCTTCGATACGGTCGCGACTGTGCAGGGCTGCCTAGAGGCGATGACGCTATTGCTGCAGCAAGGCATTGCCTTTCGGCCCCAGCGATTACAGCAGGCCGTGAGTAGTGATTTCTCCAATGCTACTGATGTGGCCGATTATCTGGCGGCCAAGGGGGTGCCCTTTCGCGAAGCCTATGACTTGGTGGGCCAGGTGGTGAAGACTTCCCTGGCGGCTGGCAAATTGTTGAAGGATCTCTCCCTAGAGGAGTGGCAGCAGATACATCCCGCCTTTGAGGCCGACATCTATGATGCGATCGCACCGCAGCAAGTCGTCGCCGCTCGCAATAGCTATGGCGGCACCGGCTTCGAACAGGTGCGTCATGCCCTGCAGGTGGCCCGGCGGCAGCTAGAACAGGCCTAG
- a CDS encoding tetratricopeptide repeat protein, with translation MSISLCLIVRNEAQTLPGCLASVGSLTDDIIVVDTGSTDGTMALARQFGAQVYSYPWHDDFAAARNHALHQASGDWILVLDADERLHPQGVAQLQALDQGRPLEHTPAAAVLLVNLIRQEVGALQSPYSLVPRLFRNHLGLHFTRPYHETVEDSVTQLQRQQPHWQVVTLPALALTHSGYTPAAIQQQQKLERARRILEPYLAAHPDDAYIGNKLGALYGQAGDWDQALALLQRARTTVAPEDSVTGYELQYHLGLAYRHRQDWEQAIAHYRQALAVPLLPALKLGAQINLGSALKAQGHLLDAIACFQQAIDVDPSCAVAYYNLGLTQRARGYLDEAIAAYRQAIRLQPTYAEAHRNLAVALFKLGQLPECRQSFRRAIKLYDSTQPAEAQRLRQQVQALGLALDRD, from the coding sequence ATGAGTATCAGCCTCTGTTTAATCGTCAGAAACGAAGCCCAGACCTTGCCAGGCTGCTTGGCATCGGTCGGGTCCCTAACCGACGACATCATCGTGGTGGATACCGGCTCTACCGATGGCACGATGGCGCTGGCCCGTCAATTCGGCGCCCAGGTGTATTCCTACCCGTGGCACGACGATTTCGCGGCCGCCCGCAACCATGCCCTTCACCAGGCCAGCGGCGACTGGATCCTGGTGTTAGATGCCGACGAACGCCTGCACCCCCAGGGGGTTGCCCAGCTCCAAGCCTTAGATCAAGGGCGCCCCCTCGAGCACACCCCAGCCGCAGCAGTGCTACTGGTGAATCTGATCCGCCAAGAGGTGGGGGCCTTACAGTCGCCCTATTCCTTGGTGCCCCGATTGTTTCGCAATCACCTAGGCCTTCACTTTACTCGGCCCTATCACGAAACCGTGGAAGACAGCGTCACCCAGTTGCAACGACAACAGCCCCACTGGCAGGTGGTAACCCTGCCCGCGCTAGCCTTGACCCACAGCGGCTATACTCCGGCTGCCATCCAACAGCAGCAAAAATTGGAGCGAGCTCGCCGCATCCTGGAGCCCTATCTGGCCGCACACCCCGATGATGCCTACATCGGCAATAAATTAGGGGCACTCTATGGCCAAGCTGGAGACTGGGATCAGGCCCTAGCCCTATTGCAACGGGCCCGGACAACGGTGGCACCAGAGGACTCGGTTACCGGCTATGAACTGCAGTATCATCTGGGGCTGGCCTACCGTCATCGCCAGGATTGGGAGCAGGCAATCGCCCATTATCGTCAGGCTCTGGCAGTGCCCCTATTACCCGCTTTGAAGTTAGGGGCCCAGATTAACCTAGGCAGTGCGTTGAAGGCGCAAGGGCATCTACTCGATGCGATCGCATGTTTTCAGCAGGCCATTGATGTCGACCCTAGCTGCGCCGTCGCCTACTACAACCTAGGCTTGACCCAGCGGGCCAGGGGATATTTAGACGAGGCGATTGCGGCCTATCGGCAGGCTATCCGGCTCCAGCCAACCTACGCCGAGGCCCATCGCAACCTCGCCGTTGCCCTGTTCAAGCTCGGCCAGCTCCCAGAATGCCGCCAATCCTTTCGACGGGCCATCAAGCTTTACGACAGCACCCAACCCGCCGAGGCCCAGCGGTTACGGCAACAGGTCCAGGCCCTAGGGCTAGCCCTCGATCGCGATTAA
- a CDS encoding mannose-1-phosphate guanyltransferase: MRAVLMAGGSGTRLRPLTCDLPKPMVPILNRPISEHIIDLLKRNDIEEIIATVHYLPDIMRDYFQDGKEFGVQMTYAVEEDQPLGTAGCVKNIADLLDDTFLVISGDGITDFDLKAAIDFHKKQGSKATIVLTRVPNPIEFGVVIVDEEWRIRRFLEKPSTSEIFSDTVNTGTYILEPEVLDYLPADQECDFSKHLFPLLLEKGEPIFGYIAEGYWCDVGHLDAYREAQYDILHREVIVDYHYEEQSPGIWLGHNTQIDPSAKIQPPVLIGNNCRIGARTNIEAGTIIGDNVTIGNDADLKRPIIWNGAIIGDEVHLRACTISRGVRVDRRAHILEGAVVGALSTVGEEAQISPGVRVWPSKQIESGATLNINLIWGNTAQRNLFGQRGVTGLANIDITPEFAVKLGAAYGSTLKPGAHVTVSRDQRSISRMVSRSLIAGLMSVGVHVQNLEATAIPMARTVLPTLNVAGGIHVRLHPDRPDHILIEFFDNKGIDIPKGKEKKIEGAYFKEDLRRSQIQEIGTVTYPSRVIDTYTTAFEHHLNVEAVRHSNSKVVIDYAYAVSGAVLPQLLGKFGCDAVVLNASLSPMAPSAAEREVLLGQLGQVVQALQATFGVQVSANGEQFVLVDEVGTPIRGETLTALMTHIILTAHPKGIIVVPVHASGAVEQVARRHDGHVIRTKANPTALMEACRANDNVVLGGSGDMGFIFPDLHPGFDAMFCIAKLIEMLTVQERSLGQIWSELPRISHRIQTLRCPWTVKGALMRYLVETHPADALELIDGVKIVDGNHDNWVLVLPDAGEPLVHIFANSDDRDWIEEQLREYRTRVQDFIESEQGAAEGVAT; this comes from the coding sequence ATGCGAGCAGTGCTGATGGCCGGTGGATCCGGAACACGGTTGAGGCCCCTTACCTGCGATCTCCCCAAACCGATGGTGCCCATCCTTAATCGCCCCATCTCCGAACACATCATCGATCTCCTCAAGCGCAACGACATCGAAGAGATTATTGCGACAGTGCACTATTTACCCGATATCATGCGGGACTATTTCCAAGACGGCAAGGAATTTGGAGTGCAAATGACCTATGCTGTCGAAGAAGACCAGCCCCTCGGCACCGCCGGCTGCGTCAAAAACATTGCAGACCTGCTAGACGATACTTTCCTGGTCATCAGCGGCGACGGCATTACCGACTTCGACCTGAAAGCCGCCATTGACTTTCACAAGAAACAGGGCTCGAAAGCCACCATCGTGCTAACCCGAGTGCCTAATCCCATTGAATTCGGGGTCGTTATCGTCGACGAGGAGTGGCGTATTCGACGCTTTCTGGAGAAACCCTCGACCAGTGAAATCTTTTCAGATACCGTCAACACTGGGACTTACATTCTAGAGCCAGAGGTCCTCGACTATCTGCCAGCCGATCAAGAATGCGACTTCTCTAAGCACCTGTTTCCCCTATTGCTAGAGAAAGGAGAACCTATCTTCGGCTACATTGCTGAAGGTTACTGGTGTGACGTCGGTCATTTAGATGCCTATCGGGAAGCCCAATACGATATCCTGCATCGCGAGGTTATCGTTGATTACCACTACGAGGAACAGTCGCCAGGGATTTGGCTAGGACACAATACCCAAATTGACCCAAGTGCTAAGATACAGCCCCCAGTCCTGATTGGGAATAATTGCCGCATTGGTGCTCGCACCAATATTGAGGCCGGTACCATCATTGGCGACAATGTGACTATCGGCAACGATGCCGATCTAAAACGCCCCATTATCTGGAATGGAGCCATTATCGGCGATGAAGTCCACCTGCGGGCCTGTACGATTTCCCGGGGCGTGCGCGTCGATCGGCGCGCTCACATTTTAGAAGGAGCCGTGGTGGGTGCTTTATCTACTGTCGGTGAAGAGGCTCAAATTAGCCCCGGAGTTAGGGTTTGGCCAAGTAAGCAAATTGAGTCAGGAGCAACGTTGAACATTAATCTCATCTGGGGTAACACGGCCCAGCGCAACCTCTTTGGACAGCGCGGCGTCACTGGCCTGGCTAACATCGACATCACGCCCGAGTTTGCAGTGAAACTTGGGGCTGCCTACGGATCGACCTTGAAGCCGGGGGCCCACGTCACCGTATCGCGAGATCAGCGCAGTATCTCTCGCATGGTGTCTCGTTCCCTGATTGCTGGCTTGATGTCGGTGGGAGTTCATGTACAAAACCTAGAAGCGACGGCCATCCCCATGGCTCGTACCGTATTGCCCACCCTCAATGTGGCTGGTGGTATCCATGTGCGGCTGCACCCAGATCGGCCTGACCATATCCTGATCGAGTTCTTCGACAACAAAGGCATCGATATTCCTAAAGGGAAAGAGAAGAAAATTGAGGGCGCCTACTTCAAAGAAGATCTACGGCGATCCCAAATCCAGGAAATTGGCACCGTTACTTATCCCAGCCGGGTTATCGATACCTATACCACCGCCTTCGAACACCATCTCAACGTAGAGGCGGTACGACACAGTAACTCTAAAGTTGTGATCGACTACGCTTATGCCGTATCGGGGGCCGTGCTGCCCCAACTGCTAGGCAAGTTTGGGTGTGACGCCGTGGTATTGAATGCCAGCCTGAGTCCCATGGCCCCCTCGGCAGCTGAGCGAGAAGTCTTGCTGGGGCAGTTAGGGCAAGTGGTCCAAGCTCTGCAAGCGACCTTTGGAGTCCAGGTATCAGCCAATGGCGAACAATTTGTCCTGGTGGATGAGGTGGGGACACCGATTCGCGGCGAAACTCTAACAGCCTTGATGACCCACATTATCCTAACGGCACATCCTAAAGGCATCATCGTGGTCCCTGTTCACGCTTCCGGGGCTGTCGAGCAGGTGGCTCGCCGTCATGATGGTCACGTGATTCGCACTAAAGCCAATCCCACGGCGCTGATGGAGGCCTGTCGAGCCAACGATAACGTAGTCTTGGGGGGCAGTGGTGATATGGGCTTTATCTTTCCCGATCTACACCCTGGCTTCGATGCCATGTTTTGCATCGCCAAGCTGATTGAGATGCTGACGGTACAAGAGCGATCCTTGGGGCAAATTTGGTCAGAGCTGCCGCGTATCTCCCATCGTATTCAGACCCTACGTTGTCCTTGGACGGTTAAGGGAGCGCTGATGCGATATCTAGTCGAGACCCATCCAGCCGATGCCCTAGAGCTAATCGATGGGGTTAAGATCGTCGATGGTAACCACGATAACTGGGTACTGGTGCTCCCTGATGCCGGAGAACCCCTAGTTCATATTTTTGCCAATAGCGACGATCGAGACTGGATCGAAGAACAGCTGCGAGAATACCGAACTCGGGTCCAAGACTTTATCGAGAGTGAGCAGGGTGCTGCGGAAGGAGTGGCCACATGA
- a CDS encoding PP2C family protein-serine/threonine phosphatase: MTAVPMPPGSPHSFDVSGNDPLPEATPVFALRELVARLQREQFKIQDLLSSLGFALRSLNNLNQFLELIPLIASRVADATGGALILFRSDGRVRLEQLHCQSDDQCQDVRMALEAATRQVTASLPPTPNGAVTMARHTMLALDRQVNRYLGSECQLFGTAIIVRNVERGRLYVFSREPDYSWSETRQKLVRLVADQTSVAIENDELTDALRKKERLDRELEIGAEIQLQLLPRQCPTIEGIDLAARCQTANRVGGDYYDFIPTTYEQLRHPHSSQSSSSAWSFAIGDVMGKGVPAGLIMTMLRGMLRAEVFNGYSPARILQHLNTVMHIDLENSNRFVTLFYSEYDPRTRILSYGNAAHNPPFLWQAASNTVTRLDTVGMLLGLDMDSRYHEAEIQLQPGDTVVYYTDGFTEAVNARGERFEEDNLQRALQWACRNCESAEAILNYLFDLLQKFIGSDSQNEDDMTLIVMRVNPELQLNLF, from the coding sequence ATGACCGCCGTTCCCATGCCACCGGGTTCTCCCCACTCCTTTGATGTTTCCGGCAATGACCCCTTGCCAGAAGCGACCCCTGTGTTTGCCCTGAGGGAACTGGTGGCCCGACTACAGCGAGAGCAATTTAAGATCCAAGACCTACTCAGTTCCCTGGGCTTTGCCCTACGCAGTCTCAACAATTTGAATCAATTCTTAGAGTTGATTCCTCTGATTGCCAGTCGCGTCGCCGATGCTACCGGCGGAGCCTTGATCTTGTTTCGCTCCGATGGCCGTGTCCGCTTAGAGCAGTTGCACTGCCAGAGTGACGATCAGTGTCAGGATGTGCGAATGGCCCTGGAAGCGGCGACTCGACAAGTCACGGCCTCCTTGCCACCAACCCCTAATGGGGCGGTTACCATGGCCCGCCACACCATGTTGGCCCTCGATCGCCAGGTCAATCGTTACCTGGGTTCTGAATGTCAACTCTTCGGCACCGCTATTATCGTGCGCAATGTTGAGCGGGGGCGGCTCTATGTATTTAGTCGGGAACCCGACTATAGCTGGAGTGAGACCCGCCAGAAACTGGTACGGCTAGTGGCTGACCAGACCTCGGTCGCCATTGAAAATGATGAACTGACCGATGCCCTGCGCAAGAAAGAACGCCTGGATCGAGAACTGGAGATCGGCGCCGAGATTCAACTGCAGTTACTGCCGCGGCAATGTCCTACCATCGAGGGCATCGATCTGGCCGCCCGATGTCAAACCGCCAATCGAGTCGGGGGAGATTATTACGACTTCATCCCCACCACCTATGAACAACTTCGCCACCCCCACTCTAGCCAGTCCAGCTCATCGGCCTGGAGTTTTGCCATCGGCGATGTCATGGGCAAAGGAGTTCCCGCCGGACTGATCATGACCATGCTGCGAGGCATGCTGCGGGCAGAGGTGTTCAACGGCTATTCACCAGCCCGGATCTTGCAGCACCTCAACACAGTCATGCACATAGACTTGGAAAATTCCAATCGGTTCGTCACCCTGTTCTACTCCGAGTATGATCCCCGCACGCGGATTTTGTCCTACGGGAATGCGGCCCATAATCCGCCCTTCTTGTGGCAAGCCGCCAGTAACACTGTCACCCGGCTGGATACAGTCGGCATGCTATTGGGATTAGACATGGATAGCCGCTACCATGAAGCCGAAATCCAACTCCAGCCCGGGGATACGGTCGTGTATTACACCGATGGCTTTACTGAGGCGGTCAATGCCAGAGGGGAGCGGTTCGAAGAGGATAACCTGCAACGCGCGCTACAGTGGGCCTGCCGCAATTGCGAGTCGGCTGAGGCCATCCTGAATTATCTGTTTGACCTGCTGCAGAAGTTTATCGGTAGCGATTCCCAGAACGAAGATGATATGACCTTGATTGTGATGCGGGTTAACCCCGAATTACAGCTCAATCTGTTCTAA
- a CDS encoding cobalt-precorrin-6A reductase encodes MECLRIWLIGGTRDSAEVARGLVEAEIPCVVTVTTPAATRLYPQAPTLTVRVGKLTREQLFTFVVDESIGAVLDASHPFAVEISHGAIATAQQHHLPYLRLERPPITLEASDTEATVTEVPDLGTLLANGSLQGERVLLTLGYRSLGACRPWHQHITLFARILPSTTALTAAFAAGFTADRLIALRPPISPDLERALWQQWQITTVVSKASGQAGGEDTKRQVAAQLGIPLLIVARPQVAYPRQTDSVAEALTICQHWSQIFRSRSNNHPLE; translated from the coding sequence ATGGAGTGCCTGCGAATCTGGCTGATTGGGGGGACTCGAGACAGTGCTGAGGTGGCGCGGGGGTTGGTCGAGGCCGAGATCCCCTGTGTGGTTACGGTCACGACTCCGGCGGCGACACGCCTATACCCACAAGCGCCGACGCTGACGGTGCGAGTCGGCAAACTGACCCGGGAGCAATTATTTACTTTTGTGGTGGATGAATCGATTGGGGCCGTCCTGGATGCCTCCCATCCCTTTGCTGTAGAAATTTCCCACGGTGCGATCGCAACGGCTCAGCAGCATCACCTTCCCTACCTGCGCTTAGAACGTCCTCCCATAACTCTAGAGGCCAGCGATACGGAGGCTACCGTCACAGAAGTCCCTGATCTCGGCACCCTGCTGGCCAACGGTAGCCTGCAGGGAGAGCGGGTACTCCTGACCCTGGGGTATCGCTCCCTAGGGGCTTGCCGCCCTTGGCACCAGCACATTACCTTATTTGCGCGCATCCTTCCCTCCACCACAGCATTGACTGCGGCCTTTGCCGCTGGGTTTACCGCCGATCGCCTAATTGCCCTGAGGCCACCAATCAGTCCTGACCTCGAGCGGGCCCTCTGGCAGCAGTGGCAGATCACAACCGTTGTTAGCAAGGCATCTGGCCAAGCTGGGGGAGAAGACACTAAACGCCAGGTAGCTGCTCAGTTAGGCATCCCTCTCTTGATCGTGGCTCGACCTCAGGTCGCCTATCCCCGCCAGACAGACTCAGTGGCAGAGGCCCTGACAATTTGTCAACACTGGAGCCAGATTTTTCGATCCCGATCGAACAACCATCCGCTAGAATGA
- a CDS encoding late competence development ComFB family protein, whose product MAITQAPPHRSYVNVMELLVAEEVDRHLKELPPRIAKYVKRVEVETYALNRLPSLYASSERGWQHQYDKAKKEFRNQIRAAVRQALAAVQVDPIRLSEPLKMSDHAEAQAALQALRELFRQEELSWDDVVKRVKYLVGRIAGQSTTPSSGAKSHRTHWRPGTYGADVGWQRKSPQSGHQFGWEDTRYR is encoded by the coding sequence ATGGCTATTACGCAAGCGCCTCCTCATCGGTCCTATGTCAATGTGATGGAACTACTGGTGGCCGAAGAAGTCGATCGGCACCTGAAGGAGCTGCCGCCGCGCATCGCCAAATATGTGAAGCGGGTCGAAGTAGAAACCTACGCCTTGAACCGCTTACCCTCCCTCTATGCCTCTAGCGAAAGGGGCTGGCAGCATCAGTACGATAAGGCTAAGAAAGAATTCCGTAATCAAATCAGAGCGGCTGTACGCCAAGCCTTGGCTGCCGTTCAGGTTGATCCGATTCGACTATCGGAACCGTTGAAGATGAGTGATCACGCCGAGGCTCAAGCAGCTTTGCAAGCCCTACGAGAACTTTTCCGCCAGGAAGAATTGTCATGGGATGATGTGGTCAAGCGAGTCAAGTATTTAGTGGGTCGCATTGCCGGGCAATCCACTACACCATCGTCAGGCGCCAAATCTCATCGAACCCATTGGCGGCCAGGCACCTATGGCGCAGACGTGGGTTGGCAGCGCAAGTCTCCCCAATCGGGGCATCAATTTGGTTGGGAGGATACTCGCTACCGCTAG
- a CDS encoding class I SAM-dependent methyltransferase produces MSSRPSQGAWSTQVAAVARRYDREYRGQAVQVPPEIEEMPIFREWAAGRLAGQLASPFWQLAQPRRRQRCLDIGCGISFLVYPWVEWDAWFHGHDVSAVAVEALRSRAPQLNSKLFKGVCQGAAHQLEYDQQFDLVISTGVSCYYPIEYWQQVLAQVRRVLKPGAVFVFDVVNPEVPLAENWAILETYLGAEVMLTPLEDWSPMLKQAGVKILKQQDHGLFHLFKVTWPG; encoded by the coding sequence GTGTCGAGTCGACCTAGCCAGGGGGCCTGGTCTACCCAGGTGGCAGCGGTTGCCCGCCGTTACGATCGAGAATATCGCGGTCAGGCCGTGCAGGTGCCGCCTGAGATTGAGGAGATGCCGATTTTTCGGGAATGGGCGGCAGGACGCCTGGCAGGACAGCTGGCTTCGCCGTTTTGGCAACTGGCCCAACCGCGTCGCCGCCAACGGTGTCTCGATATTGGCTGTGGTATCAGTTTTTTAGTTTATCCCTGGGTCGAGTGGGATGCTTGGTTCCACGGCCATGATGTCAGTGCAGTGGCCGTGGAGGCGTTGCGATCGCGAGCCCCCCAATTAAACTCCAAGCTATTTAAGGGAGTATGCCAGGGAGCCGCGCACCAGTTGGAATACGATCAGCAATTTGATTTGGTGATTTCGACGGGGGTGAGTTGTTACTACCCAATCGAGTACTGGCAACAGGTGCTAGCTCAGGTGAGGCGAGTGCTAAAGCCGGGCGCAGTTTTTGTCTTTGATGTGGTGAATCCAGAGGTACCTTTGGCGGAGAATTGGGCCATCTTAGAGACGTATCTGGGAGCCGAGGTCATGCTGACGCCCCTCGAGGATTGGTCACCGATGCTGAAACAGGCTGGGGTAAAGATTCTAAAACAACAGGATCATGGATTGTTTCATCTGTTTAAGGTGACGTGGCCGGGGTGA